From the genome of Oceanispirochaeta sp. M1, one region includes:
- a CDS encoding ornithine aminomutase subunit alpha, with protein MERKDDFNKRREHLKDLTEKQLEERFWELCGQLMDPIVEMAEKQTSPSIERSVLLRMGFSSLESKAIVDSAIDKHLLEHGAGHLVYKLAKNKGMNIREAGLKLADNELWDETVSLFQGAINEKTR; from the coding sequence ATGGAACGAAAAGATGATTTTAATAAGAGAAGAGAGCATCTGAAAGATCTCACAGAGAAGCAGCTGGAAGAGAGATTCTGGGAGCTCTGCGGTCAGCTGATGGATCCGATTGTAGAGATGGCTGAGAAGCAGACATCCCCCTCCATTGAAAGATCAGTTCTTCTTCGTATGGGATTTTCCAGCCTGGAAAGTAAAGCCATCGTAGACAGTGCCATTGATAAACATCTACTGGAGCACGGCGCCGGACATCTTGTTTACAAACTGGCCAAGAACAAGGGAATGAATATCCGTGAAGCGGGACTGAAACTCGCAGATAACGAACTCTGGGATGAAACAGTATCCCTCTTTCAGGGAGCAATCAATGAAAAAACTCGATAA
- the oraE gene encoding D-ornithine 4,5-aminomutase subunit OraE has protein sequence MKKLDKNTKIDVLEILKDLENYRPRRRNWTWRKGAGEKRQIGKFEYYDTSENLEQAQPLPGGHFFDDIAPQPTSSITTEIASGRFEDDIRRMRMAAWHGADHLMVIRTAGQSHMDGLIEGTPQGIGGVPITRKQLRAQRKALDLIEDEVGRPINYHSYVSGVAGPEIAVLFAEEGVNGAHQDPQYNVLYRNINMVRSFVDAAVAKKVMAWAGIAQIDGAHNANATARDAWKVMPELMVQHGINSIFSVKVGMKKENICLSTVPPTAPPAPCMRLDLPYAVALRELFSEYKMRAQQNTKYMGSSTREATVTHTLNLLISKMTRAEIQSTITPDEGRNVPWHIYNMEGTDTANQAFAGMDGLTEMLQIKRDEGELACKVRELKERAVLYLEEMVEAGGYFNAVEQGFFVDSGYYPERNDDAIIRHIDGGIGAGTTYDRAEDYMAPVTAHFGYNNLEQYGPEAVKDPSSLIDGGTFEKPEKIIFIDELDDMDNVKVRMEETKDFREKNIVKPEMEWLGDGVVQTTMFLPTDERTAYYAAIEVGKKMGLEEVEVIHTEIMQAAEGTRVEIKGKFQHSIDLDTLVVPPAPDIMTDEELSAAIKARPMKVVAATVGEDEHSVGLREIIDIKHGGIERFGIEVHYLGTSCPIEKLVDAAIELNADAILASTIISHDDIHYKNIKKIHDYCIEKGVRDRIIFSPGGTQVSPEIAENYGADKAFGRGSNGTQVATFLVKNREERGL, from the coding sequence ATGAAAAAACTCGATAAAAATACAAAAATAGATGTCCTTGAGATCCTGAAGGATCTTGAAAACTACAGACCCCGCAGAAGAAACTGGACCTGGAGAAAAGGTGCCGGAGAGAAAAGACAGATCGGTAAATTCGAATACTACGATACCTCCGAGAACCTGGAGCAGGCACAGCCCCTCCCGGGAGGTCACTTTTTTGACGACATAGCCCCTCAGCCCACCAGCTCCATCACAACAGAAATCGCCTCCGGACGTTTCGAAGACGATATCAGAAGAATGAGAATGGCCGCCTGGCACGGTGCCGATCATCTGATGGTTATCAGAACTGCCGGACAGAGCCATATGGACGGACTTATCGAAGGAACTCCCCAGGGAATCGGCGGTGTACCAATCACCAGAAAACAGCTTCGTGCTCAGAGAAAAGCTCTGGATCTGATCGAGGATGAGGTGGGAAGACCCATCAACTACCACTCCTATGTGAGCGGTGTTGCAGGACCCGAAATTGCGGTTCTCTTTGCCGAGGAGGGAGTCAATGGAGCCCACCAGGACCCCCAGTACAACGTACTCTACAGAAATATCAATATGGTCCGCTCCTTTGTGGATGCAGCGGTAGCTAAAAAAGTAATGGCCTGGGCAGGAATTGCCCAGATCGACGGTGCCCATAACGCCAATGCCACCGCCCGTGATGCCTGGAAGGTGATGCCCGAACTGATGGTTCAGCATGGTATTAACTCTATCTTTTCAGTAAAGGTGGGAATGAAAAAAGAGAATATCTGCCTCTCGACTGTTCCTCCCACGGCTCCTCCCGCACCCTGTATGAGACTGGACCTACCCTACGCTGTAGCCCTGCGTGAATTATTCTCTGAATACAAGATGAGGGCACAGCAGAACACAAAATACATGGGCTCCTCCACAAGAGAAGCCACCGTAACCCATACCCTGAACCTTCTGATCTCCAAGATGACCAGGGCCGAAATTCAATCCACCATCACTCCCGATGAAGGACGGAATGTTCCCTGGCATATCTACAATATGGAAGGAACCGATACAGCAAACCAGGCCTTTGCCGGCATGGACGGCCTGACAGAGATGCTGCAGATTAAACGGGATGAAGGAGAGCTGGCCTGCAAGGTTCGTGAACTGAAAGAGAGAGCTGTTCTCTATCTTGAGGAGATGGTTGAAGCCGGCGGTTATTTCAATGCCGTTGAGCAGGGATTCTTTGTGGATTCCGGATACTATCCCGAGAGAAATGATGATGCCATCATCCGTCATATCGACGGCGGAATCGGTGCGGGCACAACCTATGACAGGGCGGAAGATTACATGGCTCCCGTAACTGCCCATTTCGGATACAACAATCTGGAGCAGTACGGCCCTGAAGCTGTAAAAGATCCTTCATCTCTTATTGATGGGGGCACCTTTGAAAAGCCGGAAAAAATCATATTTATTGATGAACTGGATGACATGGACAACGTCAAAGTCAGGATGGAGGAGACAAAGGACTTCAGAGAGAAGAACATTGTCAAACCAGAGATGGAATGGCTGGGAGATGGTGTTGTACAGACGACCATGTTCCTCCCTACCGATGAGAGAACCGCCTATTACGCCGCCATTGAAGTGGGTAAAAAGATGGGACTGGAAGAAGTTGAAGTTATCCATACAGAGATCATGCAGGCAGCAGAAGGTACCAGAGTGGAGATAAAAGGGAAGTTCCAGCACTCCATCGATCTGGATACACTGGTTGTTCCTCCGGCTCCGGACATTATGACTGACGAAGAGCTCTCTGCCGCCATCAAGGCACGACCCATGAAGGTTGTTGCTGCGACGGTAGGTGAAGATGAGCACTCCGTAGGACTCAGAGAGATCATCGATATAAAACATGGCGGAATCGAGAGATTCGGCATCGAAGTTCACTACCTTGGAACCTCCTGTCCCATCGAAAAACTCGTAGATGCAGCCATCGAACTGAATGCGGATGCCATACTTGCCTCCACCATTATCAGTCATGATGATATACACTATAAGAATATAAAGAAGATACATGACTACTGTATTGAGAAAGGAGTCAGGGACCGGATTATCTTCAGCCCCGGAGGAACTCAGGTCTCACCTGAAATTGCAGAAAATTACGGAGCGGACAAGGCCTTCGGCCGGGGAAGCAACGGAACTCAGGTAGCCACATTTCTTGTGAAGAACAGGGAAGAAAGAGGATTGTAG